In the Quercus lobata isolate SW786 chromosome 5, ValleyOak3.0 Primary Assembly, whole genome shotgun sequence genome, one interval contains:
- the LOC115993131 gene encoding myosin-17-like isoform X1: MASLVNIVVGSHVWVEDPVLAWLDGEVTRINGQEVHVKTTNGKTVITSISKVFPKDTEAPPGGVDDMTKLSYLHEPGVLQNLATRYELNEIYTYTGNILIAINPFQRLPHLYDTHMMEQYKGAALGELSPHVFAVADVAYRAMINEGKSNSILVSGESGAGKTETTKMLMRYLAHLGGRSGVEGRTVEQQVLESNPVLEAFGNAKTVRNNNSSRFGKFVEIQFDKNGRISGAAIRTYLLERSRVCQISVPERNYHCFYLLCAAPPEDIEKYKLGSPKTFHYLNQSNCYELDGVNDAHEYLTTRRAMEIVGINEEEQEAIFRVVAAILHLGNINFAKGKEIDSSVIKDEKSRFHLNMTAELLRCDAQSLEDALIKRVMVTPEEIITRTLDPENAIASRDALAKTLYSRLFDWLVEKINISIGQDPNSKSIIGVLDIYGFETFKCNSFEQFCINFTNEKLQQHFNQHVFKMEQEEYTKEEIDWSYIEFVDNQDVLDLIEKKPGGIIALLDEACMFPKSTHETFAQKLYQTFKNHQRFIKPKLSRTNFTISHYAGEVTYQADQFLDKNKDYVVAEHQALLTASKCSFVVGLFPPLPEESSKSSKFSSIGARFKLQLQSLMETLSATEPHYIRCVKPNNVLKPAIFENSNIIQQLRCGGVLEAIRISCAGYPTRRTFYEFLNRFGVLAPEVLEGNYDDKMACQMILDKKGLKGYQIGKAKVFLRAGQMAELDARRAEVLGNAARTIQRQIRTYIARKEFISLHKAAIQTQSHWRGKMARKQYQQLRREAAALKIQKNFRRYSARKSHQTVLSSAIKLQTGLRSMTARNEFRLRKKTKAAIIIQANWRCHQAYSYYKSLQKAAIVSQCGWRCRVARRELRMLKMAARETGALKEAKDKLEKRVEELTWRLQLEKRLRTDLEEAKARETAKLQEALHAMQVQVEEASSMIIKEREAARKAIEEAPPVIKETPVIIQDTQRVESLTAEVERLKALLQSETQIAEETKQAYAVEQAKNGELNRKLEDAEKKVDQLQDSVQRLEEKLTNLQSENQVMRQQAIPISPKGKVLSARPKTTIIQRTPENGNVQNGEIRKPSDSIVTVPNSREATEVEEKPQKSLNEKQLENQDLLIKCISQDLGFSGGKPVSACLIYKCLLQWRSFEVERTNIFDRIIQTVGLALEVQDNNDVLAYWLSNSSTLLLLLQRTLKATGAANLTPQRRRSASTSLFGRMSQGLRASPQSAGFSFLSSRILGGLDELRQVEAKYPALLFKQQLTAFLEKIYGMIRDNLKKEISPLLGFCIQAPRTSRASLVKGRAQANAAAQQALIAHWQSIVKCVDNYLKIMRANHVPPFLVCKLFTQIFSFINVQLFNSLLLRRECCSFSNGEYLKAGLAELEQWCHDATEEFVGLAWDEMKHIRQAVGFLVIHQKPKKTLKEITNDLCPVLSIQQLYRISTMYWDDKYGTHSVSTDVISSMRIMMTEDSNNAVSSSFLLDDDSSIPFTVDDIYKSMQHIEVPDIDPPPLIRENSGFTFLLQRSE, translated from the exons ATG GCATCACTGGTTAACATAGTTGTGGGTTCTCATGTATGGGTTGAAGATCCAGTTTTGGCATGGTTGGATGGGGAAGTTACTCGAATCAATGGCCAGGAGGTTCATGTCAAAACCACCAATGGAAAAACA GTCATTACAAGTATATCAAAAGTGTTTCCAAAGGATACTGAAGCTCCTCCTGGAGGGGTAGATGACATGACAAAGCTTTCCTATTTGCACGAACCTGGAGTTCTGCAAAACTTGGCCACTAGATATGAACTTAATGAAATCTAT ACATACACAGGAAATATCCTGATAGCAATTAATCCATTTCAACGATTGCCTCATCTATATGACACACACATGATGGAACAATACAAAGGAGCTGCTCTTGGGGAGCTGAGTCCTCATGTCTTTGCAGTTGCAGATGTTGCATACAG GGCAATGATTAATGAAGGAAAAAGCAATTCAATTTTGGTTAGTGGAGAAAGTGGCGCTGGTAAAACTGAGACAACAAAGATGCTCATGAGATATCTTGCACACTTAGGTGGGCGATCTGGAGTAGAAGGACGAACAGTTGAACAGCAAGTTCTGGAG TCCAACCCAGTTCTTGAGGCCTTTGGTAATGCCAAAACAGTTCGGAACAACAACTCAAG TCGTTTTGGTAAATTTGTTGAAATCCAATTCGACAAGAATGGGAGGATATCTGGGGCAGCAATTAGAACATATCTGCTCGAAAGGTCTCGTGTTTGCCAGATTTCTGTTCCTGAAAGAAATTACCATTGCTTTTACCTCCTTTGTGCTGCACCACCTGAG GACATTGAGAAATATAAGTTGGGGAGTCCAAAAACTTTCCATTatttaaatcaatcaaattgctATGAGCTGGATGGTGTAAATGATGCTCATGAATATCTTACAACCAGAAGGGCTATGGAAATAGTTGGAATTAATGAGGAAGAACAG GAGGCAATATTCAGGGTTGTAGCTGCAATTCTTCACCTTGGTAATATTAATTTTGCCAAAGGGAAGGAAATAGATTCCTCAGTCATTAAGGATGAAAAGTCTAGATTCCATCTTAATATGACTGCAGAACTTCTTAG GTGTGATGCCCAGAGCTTGGAAGATGCTCTAATTAAACGTGTAATGGTGACACCTGAAGAAATTATTACAAGAACTCTTGACCCTGAAAATGCAATTGCTAGCAGAGATGCATTAGCCAAGACACTATATTCTCGCTTGTTTGACTG GCTTGTggaaaaaattaacatttctATTGGACAGGATCCAAACTCAAAGTCAATAATTGGAGTCCTTGATATCTAtggttttgaaacttttaagtgCAATAG TTTTGAGCAGTTCTGCATCAATTTCACAAATGAAAAACTGCAACAGCATTTCAATCAG CATGTGTTTAAAATGGAGCAGGAAGAGTATACCAAAGAAGAGATAGATTGGAGCTACATTGAGTTTGTCGATAACCAAGATGTGCTTGATCTGATTGAAAAG AAACCTGGAGGAATTATTGCGCTACTTGATGAGGCCTG TATGTTTCCTAAATCAACACATGAAACATTTGCACAGAAGTTGTACCAGACATTTAAGAATCACCAGCGCTTTATCAAACCAAAGCTTTCTCGCACAAATTTTACCATATCACACTATGCAGGGGAG GTAACTTATCAAGCTGATCAGTTCCTGGACAAGAACAAAGATTATGTGGTGGCAGAACATCAAGCTTTATTGACGGCCTCAAAGTGTTCTTTTGTGGTGGGTCTATTTCCCCCACTTCCAGAAGAATCATCAAAGTCATCCAAATTTTCCTCCATTGGAGCACGCTTCAAG CTACAACTTCAATCGTTGATGGAGACCTTGAGTGCCACAGAACCTCATTACATCAGATGTGTGAAGCCAAATAATGTCCTGAAACCTGCTATTTTTGAGAATTCTAATATCATTCAACAATTACGCTGTGGT GGTGTTCTTGAGGCCATCAGGATAAGTTGTGCTGGATATCCTACCAGACGCACATTTTATGAGTTTCTTAATCGTTTTGGTGTTCTGGCTCCAGAAGTTCTGGAAGGAAA TTATGATGATAAAATGGCTTGCCAAATGATTCTTGATAAGAAGGGATTGAAAGGATATCAG ATAGGCAAAGCAAAGGTTTTCCTCAGAGCGGGTCAGATGGCTGAGTTGGATGCTAGAAGAGCAGAGGTACTTGGAAATGCTGCTAGAACTATCCAACGGCAAATTCGTACGTACATTGCCCGTAAAGAGTTCATCTCATTGCACAAAGCTGCTATTCAGACACAATCCCATTGGCGAG gtaaaatgGCTCGTAAACAGTATCAGCAGTTGAGACGGGAAGCTGCAGCCCTGAAGATTCAGAAGAATTTCAGGCGATACAGTGCCAGGAAATCCCACCAAACGGTACTTTCATCGGCAATCAAATTGCAGACAGGCTTAAGATCAATGACAGCACGCAATGAATTCAGATTACGGAAGAAAACTAAAGCTGCCATCATTATTCAG GCAAATTGGCGCTGCCACCAAGCTTATTCTTATTATAAGAGTCTTCAGAAGGCAGCTATTGTTTCTCAGTGTGGCTGGAGATGCCGAGTCGCTAGAAGAGAGCTCAGAATGCTCAAAATg GCCGCAAGGGAAACTGGGGCACTTAAAGAAGCAAAAGACAAATTAGAGAAGCGTGTGGAAGAACTTACATGGCGCCTGCAATTAGAAAAGCGATTAAGG ACTGATCTTGAGGAGGCAAAAGCACGCGAAACTGCCAAGCTACAAGAAGCATTGCATGCAATGCAAGTACAAGTAGAAGAAGCAAGCTCCATGATCATTAAAGAACGAGAGGCAGCCAGAAAAGCTATTGAAGAAGCACCTCCTGTCATCAAGGAGACTCCTGTTATAATACAAGATACACAAAGGGTTGAGTCGTTGACAGCTGAAGTTGAAAGATTGAAG GCCTTGTTGCAATCAGAAACACAGATAGCAGAAGAGACCAAACAGGCTTATGCTGTTGAGCAAGCCAAAAATGGGGAATTGAATAGGAAGCTTGAAGATGCAGAGAAGAAAGTGGATCAGCTTCAAGATTCAGTGCAAAG GCTTGAGGAGAAGCTCACTAATTTACAATCAGAGAATCAGGTAATGCGACAACAAGCCATACCCATATCACCAAAAGGGAAAGTTTTATCTGCAAGGCCAAAGACAACAATCATTCAG AGGACTCCTGAGAATGGCAATGTTCAAAATGGAGAAATAAGGAAACCCTCG GATTCAATTGTCACTGTACCTAACTCACGGGAAGCCACTGAAGTGGAGGAAAAGCCACAGAAATCTCTAAATGAAAAGCAGCTG GAGAACCAGGACCTGCTAATAAAGTGTATTTCACAAGATCTAGGTTTTTCTGGGGGCAAACCTGTTTCTGCTTGTCTAATATACAAATGCCTTCTCCAATGGCGGTCTTTTGAGGTTGAAAGAACCAATATTTTTGACCGTATCATTCAAACAGTAGGCTTGGCACTAGAG GTCCAGGATAACAATGATGTATTAGCTTATTGGCTATCAAATTCATCCACATTGCTGTTACTCCTCCAACGCACATTGAAGGCAACTGGAGCAGCAAACTTAACTCCACAACGGCGAAGATCAGCATCAACTTCTCTATTTGGGAGGATGTCTCAA GGGCTTCGAGCATCTCCACAAAGTGCTGGGTTCTCATTTCTTAGTAGTCGGATTCTTGGTGGCCTGGATGAACTACGGCAAGTTGAAGCCAAATATCCAGCTTTGCTTTTTAAACAGCAACTCACAGCCTTCCTTGAAAAAATATATGGAATGATAagagataatttaaaaaaagagatCTCCCCATTGCTTGGATTTTGTATCCAG GCACCTAGGACATCCCGAGCTAGTTTAGTGAAGGGACGTGCGCAAGCCAATGCTGCAGCTCAACAAGCTCTGATTGCTCACTGGCAAAGCATTGTGAAATGCGTCGATAACTACTTGAAGATCATGAGGGCCAACCAT GTCCCTCCATTCCTAGTTTGCAAATTATTCACTCAgatattttctttcatcaacGTTCAGTTATTTAACAG cCTTCTCTTGCGGCGTGAATGTTGTTCATTCAGCAATGGGGAATACTTGAAGGCAGGTTTGGCTGAGTTGGAACAGTGGTGTCATGATGCGACCGAGGAG TTTGTAGGTTTGGCTTGGGATGAGATGAAGCACATCCGACAAGCAGTTGGCTTCCTG GTCATACATCAGAAGCCCAAAAAGACCTTGAAAGAAATAACAAATGATCTATGTCCA GTGCTTAGCATACAGCAATTATACAGGATCAGTACAATGTACTGGGATGACAAATATGGTACTCACAGTGTATCGACTGAT GTTATTTCAAGTATGAGAATTATGATGACTGAGGACTCAAACAATGCTGTCAGCAGTTCTTTCTTATTGGATGACGACTCTAG CATTCCATTTACTGTGGATGACATTTACAAGTCAATGCAACATATTGAAGTTCCTGATATTGATCCTCCTCCTCTTATTCGCGAAAACTCGGGCTTTACATTCTTATTACAACGCTCAGAATGA
- the LOC115993131 gene encoding myosin-17-like isoform X2, translated as MASLVNIVVGSHVWVEDPVLAWLDGEVTRINGQEVHVKTTNGKTVITSISKVFPKDTEAPPGGVDDMTKLSYLHEPGVLQNLATRYELNEIYTYTGNILIAINPFQRLPHLYDTHMMEQYKGAALGELSPHVFAVADVAYRAMINEGKSNSILVSGESGAGKTETTKMLMRYLAHLGGRSGVEGRTVEQQVLESNPVLEAFGNAKTVRNNNSSRFGKFVEIQFDKNGRISGAAIRTYLLERSRVCQISVPERNYHCFYLLCAAPPEDIEKYKLGSPKTFHYLNQSNCYELDGVNDAHEYLTTRRAMEIVGINEEEQEAIFRVVAAILHLGNINFAKGKEIDSSVIKDEKSRFHLNMTAELLRCDAQSLEDALIKRVMVTPEEIITRTLDPENAIASRDALAKTLYSRLFDWLVEKINISIGQDPNSKSIIGVLDIYGFETFKCNSFEQFCINFTNEKLQQHFNQHVFKMEQEEYTKEEIDWSYIEFVDNQDVLDLIEKKPGGIIALLDEACMFPKSTHETFAQKLYQTFKNHQRFIKPKLSRTNFTISHYAGEVTYQADQFLDKNKDYVVAEHQALLTASKCSFVVGLFPPLPEESSKSSKFSSIGARFKLQLQSLMETLSATEPHYIRCVKPNNVLKPAIFENSNIIQQLRCGGVLEAIRISCAGYPTRRTFYEFLNRFGVLAPEVLEGNYDDKMACQMILDKKGLKGYQIGKAKVFLRAGQMAELDARRAEVLGNAARTIQRQIRTYIARKEFISLHKAAIQTQSHWRGKMARKQYQQLRREAAALKIQKNFRRYSARKSHQTVLSSAIKLQTGLRSMTARNEFRLRKKTKAAIIIQANWRCHQAYSYYKSLQKAAIVSQCGWRCRVARRELRMLKMAARETGALKEAKDKLEKRVEELTWRLQLEKRLRTDLEEAKARETAKLQEALHAMQVQVEEASSMIIKEREAARKAIEEAPPVIKETPVIIQDTQRVESLTAEVERLKALLQSETQIAEETKQAYAVEQAKNGELNRKLEDAEKKVDQLQDSVQRLEEKLTNLQSENQVMRQQAIPISPKGKVLSARPKTTIIQRTPENGNVQNGEIRKPSDSIVTVPNSREATEVEEKPQKSLNEKQLENQDLLIKCISQDLGFSGGKPVSACLIYKCLLQWRSFEVERTNIFDRIIQTVGLALEVQDNNDVLAYWLSNSSTLLLLLQRTLKATGAANLTPQRRRSASTSLFGRMSQGLRASPQSAGFSFLSSRILGGLDELRQVEAKYPALLFKQQLTAFLEKIYGMIRDNLKKEISPLLGFCIQAPRTSRASLVKGRAQANAAAQQALIAHWQSIVKCVDNYLKIMRANHVPPFLVCKLFTQIFSFINVQLFNSLLLRRECCSFSNGEYLKAGLAELEQWCHDATEEVWLGMR; from the exons ATG GCATCACTGGTTAACATAGTTGTGGGTTCTCATGTATGGGTTGAAGATCCAGTTTTGGCATGGTTGGATGGGGAAGTTACTCGAATCAATGGCCAGGAGGTTCATGTCAAAACCACCAATGGAAAAACA GTCATTACAAGTATATCAAAAGTGTTTCCAAAGGATACTGAAGCTCCTCCTGGAGGGGTAGATGACATGACAAAGCTTTCCTATTTGCACGAACCTGGAGTTCTGCAAAACTTGGCCACTAGATATGAACTTAATGAAATCTAT ACATACACAGGAAATATCCTGATAGCAATTAATCCATTTCAACGATTGCCTCATCTATATGACACACACATGATGGAACAATACAAAGGAGCTGCTCTTGGGGAGCTGAGTCCTCATGTCTTTGCAGTTGCAGATGTTGCATACAG GGCAATGATTAATGAAGGAAAAAGCAATTCAATTTTGGTTAGTGGAGAAAGTGGCGCTGGTAAAACTGAGACAACAAAGATGCTCATGAGATATCTTGCACACTTAGGTGGGCGATCTGGAGTAGAAGGACGAACAGTTGAACAGCAAGTTCTGGAG TCCAACCCAGTTCTTGAGGCCTTTGGTAATGCCAAAACAGTTCGGAACAACAACTCAAG TCGTTTTGGTAAATTTGTTGAAATCCAATTCGACAAGAATGGGAGGATATCTGGGGCAGCAATTAGAACATATCTGCTCGAAAGGTCTCGTGTTTGCCAGATTTCTGTTCCTGAAAGAAATTACCATTGCTTTTACCTCCTTTGTGCTGCACCACCTGAG GACATTGAGAAATATAAGTTGGGGAGTCCAAAAACTTTCCATTatttaaatcaatcaaattgctATGAGCTGGATGGTGTAAATGATGCTCATGAATATCTTACAACCAGAAGGGCTATGGAAATAGTTGGAATTAATGAGGAAGAACAG GAGGCAATATTCAGGGTTGTAGCTGCAATTCTTCACCTTGGTAATATTAATTTTGCCAAAGGGAAGGAAATAGATTCCTCAGTCATTAAGGATGAAAAGTCTAGATTCCATCTTAATATGACTGCAGAACTTCTTAG GTGTGATGCCCAGAGCTTGGAAGATGCTCTAATTAAACGTGTAATGGTGACACCTGAAGAAATTATTACAAGAACTCTTGACCCTGAAAATGCAATTGCTAGCAGAGATGCATTAGCCAAGACACTATATTCTCGCTTGTTTGACTG GCTTGTggaaaaaattaacatttctATTGGACAGGATCCAAACTCAAAGTCAATAATTGGAGTCCTTGATATCTAtggttttgaaacttttaagtgCAATAG TTTTGAGCAGTTCTGCATCAATTTCACAAATGAAAAACTGCAACAGCATTTCAATCAG CATGTGTTTAAAATGGAGCAGGAAGAGTATACCAAAGAAGAGATAGATTGGAGCTACATTGAGTTTGTCGATAACCAAGATGTGCTTGATCTGATTGAAAAG AAACCTGGAGGAATTATTGCGCTACTTGATGAGGCCTG TATGTTTCCTAAATCAACACATGAAACATTTGCACAGAAGTTGTACCAGACATTTAAGAATCACCAGCGCTTTATCAAACCAAAGCTTTCTCGCACAAATTTTACCATATCACACTATGCAGGGGAG GTAACTTATCAAGCTGATCAGTTCCTGGACAAGAACAAAGATTATGTGGTGGCAGAACATCAAGCTTTATTGACGGCCTCAAAGTGTTCTTTTGTGGTGGGTCTATTTCCCCCACTTCCAGAAGAATCATCAAAGTCATCCAAATTTTCCTCCATTGGAGCACGCTTCAAG CTACAACTTCAATCGTTGATGGAGACCTTGAGTGCCACAGAACCTCATTACATCAGATGTGTGAAGCCAAATAATGTCCTGAAACCTGCTATTTTTGAGAATTCTAATATCATTCAACAATTACGCTGTGGT GGTGTTCTTGAGGCCATCAGGATAAGTTGTGCTGGATATCCTACCAGACGCACATTTTATGAGTTTCTTAATCGTTTTGGTGTTCTGGCTCCAGAAGTTCTGGAAGGAAA TTATGATGATAAAATGGCTTGCCAAATGATTCTTGATAAGAAGGGATTGAAAGGATATCAG ATAGGCAAAGCAAAGGTTTTCCTCAGAGCGGGTCAGATGGCTGAGTTGGATGCTAGAAGAGCAGAGGTACTTGGAAATGCTGCTAGAACTATCCAACGGCAAATTCGTACGTACATTGCCCGTAAAGAGTTCATCTCATTGCACAAAGCTGCTATTCAGACACAATCCCATTGGCGAG gtaaaatgGCTCGTAAACAGTATCAGCAGTTGAGACGGGAAGCTGCAGCCCTGAAGATTCAGAAGAATTTCAGGCGATACAGTGCCAGGAAATCCCACCAAACGGTACTTTCATCGGCAATCAAATTGCAGACAGGCTTAAGATCAATGACAGCACGCAATGAATTCAGATTACGGAAGAAAACTAAAGCTGCCATCATTATTCAG GCAAATTGGCGCTGCCACCAAGCTTATTCTTATTATAAGAGTCTTCAGAAGGCAGCTATTGTTTCTCAGTGTGGCTGGAGATGCCGAGTCGCTAGAAGAGAGCTCAGAATGCTCAAAATg GCCGCAAGGGAAACTGGGGCACTTAAAGAAGCAAAAGACAAATTAGAGAAGCGTGTGGAAGAACTTACATGGCGCCTGCAATTAGAAAAGCGATTAAGG ACTGATCTTGAGGAGGCAAAAGCACGCGAAACTGCCAAGCTACAAGAAGCATTGCATGCAATGCAAGTACAAGTAGAAGAAGCAAGCTCCATGATCATTAAAGAACGAGAGGCAGCCAGAAAAGCTATTGAAGAAGCACCTCCTGTCATCAAGGAGACTCCTGTTATAATACAAGATACACAAAGGGTTGAGTCGTTGACAGCTGAAGTTGAAAGATTGAAG GCCTTGTTGCAATCAGAAACACAGATAGCAGAAGAGACCAAACAGGCTTATGCTGTTGAGCAAGCCAAAAATGGGGAATTGAATAGGAAGCTTGAAGATGCAGAGAAGAAAGTGGATCAGCTTCAAGATTCAGTGCAAAG GCTTGAGGAGAAGCTCACTAATTTACAATCAGAGAATCAGGTAATGCGACAACAAGCCATACCCATATCACCAAAAGGGAAAGTTTTATCTGCAAGGCCAAAGACAACAATCATTCAG AGGACTCCTGAGAATGGCAATGTTCAAAATGGAGAAATAAGGAAACCCTCG GATTCAATTGTCACTGTACCTAACTCACGGGAAGCCACTGAAGTGGAGGAAAAGCCACAGAAATCTCTAAATGAAAAGCAGCTG GAGAACCAGGACCTGCTAATAAAGTGTATTTCACAAGATCTAGGTTTTTCTGGGGGCAAACCTGTTTCTGCTTGTCTAATATACAAATGCCTTCTCCAATGGCGGTCTTTTGAGGTTGAAAGAACCAATATTTTTGACCGTATCATTCAAACAGTAGGCTTGGCACTAGAG GTCCAGGATAACAATGATGTATTAGCTTATTGGCTATCAAATTCATCCACATTGCTGTTACTCCTCCAACGCACATTGAAGGCAACTGGAGCAGCAAACTTAACTCCACAACGGCGAAGATCAGCATCAACTTCTCTATTTGGGAGGATGTCTCAA GGGCTTCGAGCATCTCCACAAAGTGCTGGGTTCTCATTTCTTAGTAGTCGGATTCTTGGTGGCCTGGATGAACTACGGCAAGTTGAAGCCAAATATCCAGCTTTGCTTTTTAAACAGCAACTCACAGCCTTCCTTGAAAAAATATATGGAATGATAagagataatttaaaaaaagagatCTCCCCATTGCTTGGATTTTGTATCCAG GCACCTAGGACATCCCGAGCTAGTTTAGTGAAGGGACGTGCGCAAGCCAATGCTGCAGCTCAACAAGCTCTGATTGCTCACTGGCAAAGCATTGTGAAATGCGTCGATAACTACTTGAAGATCATGAGGGCCAACCAT GTCCCTCCATTCCTAGTTTGCAAATTATTCACTCAgatattttctttcatcaacGTTCAGTTATTTAACAG cCTTCTCTTGCGGCGTGAATGTTGTTCATTCAGCAATGGGGAATACTTGAAGGCAGGTTTGGCTGAGTTGGAACAGTGGTGTCATGATGCGACCGAGGAG GTTTGGCTTGGGATGAGATGA